A single region of the Novosphingobium sp. genome encodes:
- a CDS encoding M56 family metallopeptidase translates to MTGWIAQTLLASTLLMIVVAALRRLLSGRVGPKFIYALWLLPALRMAIPPLPLLDAEPLPAGPAARADASLLDATRPDLAAMLLTVWLIGAFLWLAWQCARYWHFLRTARSDRIETTILASGIPVHGSGVVDGPVAVGIWRREILIPLDFEARFDPCEQHCALAHEAMHHRRRDLLANLAAMVVLALHWFNPFAHRAHLLFRGDQELACDADVLRKLGQAHAGTYARTLLKATAGGAAVLCRLSEVALLKHRLRGLALDLPQRRQGHIPALVLALGGGALVLSAATRVMTPSATAIIPVATSPQRMAPQSARMVGKRLVPARIATGSARVQAVPSPSFDAPEADRAAVTTEAASALAAARGRPINDPAYLEQRAAAGLARAQARYPSPEAAAAARGRPILTPSPLS, encoded by the coding sequence GTGACCGGCTGGATCGCGCAGACACTTCTTGCCTCAACGCTGCTGATGATCGTGGTGGCGGCACTCCGCCGCCTGCTGAGCGGCCGCGTGGGGCCCAAATTCATCTACGCCCTCTGGTTGCTGCCGGCCTTGCGCATGGCGATACCGCCACTGCCATTGCTGGACGCAGAGCCTCTCCCCGCCGGACCGGCAGCGAGGGCCGATGCATCCCTCCTCGATGCGACAAGGCCGGATCTCGCCGCCATGCTGCTCACGGTCTGGCTGATCGGCGCGTTCCTCTGGCTCGCCTGGCAATGCGCGCGCTATTGGCATTTCCTGCGAACGGCGCGGAGCGATCGCATCGAGACCACAATACTCGCCTCCGGCATTCCCGTTCACGGCAGCGGCGTTGTCGACGGCCCTGTCGCTGTGGGCATATGGCGGCGCGAGATACTCATTCCGCTCGATTTCGAAGCGCGTTTCGATCCGTGTGAGCAGCATTGCGCCCTTGCCCATGAAGCGATGCATCACCGGCGGCGCGACCTGCTCGCCAATCTGGCCGCGATGGTGGTGCTGGCTCTGCACTGGTTCAACCCCTTCGCCCATCGCGCGCATCTGCTGTTCCGTGGGGATCAGGAGCTGGCTTGCGACGCCGATGTGTTGCGCAAGCTGGGACAGGCGCATGCCGGCACCTATGCCCGCACGCTGCTCAAGGCGACCGCAGGCGGGGCGGCCGTGCTGTGTCGCCTCAGCGAGGTGGCGCTGCTGAAGCATCGCCTGCGCGGCCTTGCGCTCGACTTGCCGCAGCGCCGACAGGGACATATCCCGGCGCTGGTACTTGCGCTCGGCGGTGGCGCCCTTGTGCTCAGCGCGGCGACGCGCGTGATGACGCCTTCCGCAACAGCCATAATCCCCGTCGCAACCTCGCCCCAGCGCATGGCGCCGCAGTCCGCGCGAATGGTCGGCAAAAGGCTGGTACCGGCGCGTATCGCCACAGGCAGCGCACGGGTTCAGGCCGTGCCATCTCCGTCATTTGACGCGCCCGAGGCCGATCGCGCAGCCGTAACGACAGAGGCTGCGTCAGCGCTGGCCGCAGCAAGAGGGCGCCCGATCAATGACCCGGCCTATCTCGAACAGCGCGCCGCAGCGGGCCTGGCGCGGGCACAGGCCCGCTACCCTTCCCCCGAAGCTGCCGCAGCGGCGCGCGGCCGGCCGATCCTGACGCCATCCCCGCTCTCATAA
- a CDS encoding HAMP domain-containing sensor histidine kinase, whose translation MAFKGDPSALMTGVALALGGAAMTGAWQHALWASVAGALLVIVCLLARLWIGHAALSPPRDATLAAATGEETMPLRLLLDQLPTPLVGIQSDGARALNRAARALFATQDHIAPVPDPLLSPAASRLAHAGRHWRIDRVEASGTTGARTILALIDIEAEERTGEARAAAEMIQVMGHEVLNGLAPIASLAESGLAAWQQSEAQRALLMPDILATLARRAESLQRFTEAYRTLARLPEPTRAPIAMDDFMGDLTLLFAGRWRSGITLRVEPGPDGASFMADRDQLTQAVWALLQNAAEAALDGQQTPWVGFDITCEKDRILILVSDSGKGVASAERGKIFHPFHTTKPNGTGIGLSLSRHIARGHRGDLYLRETLPTTFVVALPQDG comes from the coding sequence ATGGCCTTTAAAGGCGATCCAAGCGCGCTGATGACGGGGGTCGCGCTGGCCCTGGGCGGCGCGGCAATGACCGGCGCCTGGCAACATGCCTTGTGGGCCAGTGTGGCGGGCGCGCTGCTGGTGATCGTCTGCCTGCTGGCGCGGCTCTGGATCGGGCATGCCGCGCTTTCGCCCCCTCGTGACGCGACCCTTGCCGCCGCCACTGGCGAGGAGACGATGCCGCTGCGCCTGCTGCTCGATCAACTGCCCACCCCGCTGGTCGGCATCCAGAGCGATGGCGCGCGAGCGCTGAACCGCGCAGCCCGTGCGCTGTTTGCCACGCAGGATCACATCGCGCCGGTGCCCGATCCGCTGCTATCTCCGGCCGCATCGCGTCTGGCCCATGCCGGGCGTCACTGGCGCATCGACCGGGTGGAGGCGAGCGGGACGACCGGCGCCCGCACCATCCTCGCGCTGATCGACATCGAGGCCGAGGAGCGCACCGGTGAAGCGCGCGCCGCCGCCGAAATGATCCAGGTGATGGGGCATGAGGTGCTCAATGGCCTGGCGCCCATCGCCTCACTCGCCGAAAGCGGGCTGGCTGCCTGGCAACAAAGTGAGGCGCAACGCGCGCTGCTGATGCCCGACATTCTTGCCACGCTGGCGCGGCGGGCTGAAAGCCTTCAGCGTTTCACCGAAGCCTATCGCACCCTTGCCCGCCTGCCGGAACCCACCCGCGCACCCATCGCCATGGATGATTTCATGGGCGATCTCACCCTGCTGTTCGCAGGGCGCTGGCGCAGCGGGATCACCTTGCGGGTGGAGCCGGGACCAGACGGCGCCAGCTTCATGGCCGACCGGGATCAGCTGACCCAGGCGGTTTGGGCCTTGCTGCAAAATGCTGCTGAGGCTGCGCTGGACGGGCAGCAGACGCCTTGGGTGGGGTTCGACATCACCTGCGAAAAGGACCGGATCCTGATCCTTGTCAGCGACAGCGGCAAAGGCGTGGCCTCTGCTGAACGGGGGAAGATCTTCCATCCATTTCATACAACGAAACCCAATGGCACAGGTATCGGCCTCAGCCTCAGCCGCCATATCGCTCGTGGTCATCGCGGCGACCTCTACTTGCGAGAGACACTGCCCACGACCTTCGTGGTGGCTCTACCACAGGATGGTTGA
- the bla gene encoding class A beta-lactamase: MLPAVALYEAGSGGHAGVYAQNLRTGVQLAWRATERFVMCSTFKASLAGLVLARVDQGRDRLDREIPFSPTDVPDWWAPVAKAKLARGALSVSEMCQAIVEQSDNTCANLLLASVGGPAALTAFWRAIGNRDTRLDDTEPSLNTTPPDGLRNTTTPVAMASILRQLLLGQVLSNDARGRLRNWMIGCQTGADRLRAGLPTDWVIANKTGNNGKDAAGDIALVWPRPDEPIAICVYTRGGNPTPLQKKDLFEGVARSVATELA; the protein is encoded by the coding sequence GTGCTCCCCGCCGTCGCGCTCTATGAGGCCGGCAGCGGCGGACATGCCGGTGTTTACGCCCAAAATCTGCGCACGGGTGTTCAGCTTGCATGGCGTGCGACAGAACGGTTCGTGATGTGCAGCACCTTTAAGGCCTCGCTTGCCGGTCTTGTTCTGGCGCGGGTCGATCAAGGCCGCGATCGGCTTGACCGCGAAATTCCGTTCTCACCTACTGATGTACCCGATTGGTGGGCGCCAGTTGCCAAGGCCAAACTGGCCAGAGGCGCACTATCGGTGAGCGAGATGTGCCAGGCCATTGTCGAGCAAAGCGATAACACCTGCGCCAATCTCTTGCTGGCCAGCGTAGGTGGACCGGCCGCGTTAACCGCGTTTTGGCGGGCGATAGGTAATCGCGACACGCGGTTGGACGATACCGAGCCTTCACTGAATACCACGCCGCCAGACGGCCTGCGCAACACCACCACACCGGTCGCGATGGCCTCAATCCTGCGCCAACTTTTGCTCGGACAGGTGTTGTCGAACGATGCTCGTGGTCGGCTCCGCAACTGGATGATCGGATGCCAGACCGGTGCCGACAGATTGCGTGCAGGATTGCCCACGGATTGGGTGATTGCCAACAAAACCGGCAATAATGGTAAGGATGCCGCAGGGGACATTGCGCTCGTTTGGCCACGCCCGGACGAACCAATCGCGATCTGCGTTTACACTCGAGGCGGCAACCCAACGCCGCTGCAGAAAAAGGATCTGTTCGAAGGCGTAGCACGGTCGGTAGCAACAGAGCTTGCATGA
- a CDS encoding response regulator: protein MSENGQCGDAASGATILLIDDNADVARAMEIACRIAGHDIVAVPSPEEALSRLALQRFDAILLDLNFSPGQTDGEEGLALLARILATTPDARVLVITAHSGVRIAVAAMQAGASDFVMKPWRNAELIAKIEAAIARPSRIAAAPRPAPTGEPVHILGDSLAIERMRALVQRIGPTEASVAVTGPAGSGRSLVAAALHAASARGAMPSVTVDLADPEAWGRLAATEATLILRNADQIDAVMQGRLLERLMPEARVIAILTHAAGLGAPLRARIATIEIAVPPLAERDGDALLLARHFARIAAQRHGGPAPRFTFGAEALLTRRTWPDEVRGLALAIERAVLLAENGVIEATAITPPVVVVATEPTARFDLADSEKAMIAAALREHHHNVTHAAAALGLTRGALYRRMERHGL from the coding sequence GTGTCCGAAAATGGACAGTGCGGGGACGCTGCAAGTGGCGCGACGATTCTGCTGATCGACGACAATGCCGATGTGGCGCGGGCGATGGAGATCGCCTGCCGCATCGCCGGGCATGACATCGTGGCGGTCCCCTCGCCCGAGGAGGCGCTGTCACGGCTGGCGCTGCAGCGCTTCGATGCCATTCTGCTCGATCTCAACTTCTCGCCCGGCCAGACTGACGGGGAAGAGGGGCTGGCCCTGCTGGCGCGCATTCTGGCCACCACGCCCGATGCGCGGGTCTTGGTCATCACCGCGCATAGCGGGGTGCGCATCGCCGTGGCCGCGATGCAGGCTGGGGCCAGCGATTTCGTGATGAAACCATGGCGCAATGCCGAGCTGATCGCCAAGATCGAGGCCGCCATCGCCCGCCCGTCGCGGATCGCCGCCGCCCCGCGCCCGGCCCCCACTGGCGAGCCGGTGCATATTCTGGGCGACAGCCTCGCCATCGAACGCATGCGCGCGCTGGTGCAACGCATCGGCCCCACCGAGGCCAGCGTCGCAGTGACCGGCCCTGCCGGATCGGGGCGCTCGCTGGTGGCCGCCGCGCTGCATGCGGCTTCGGCGCGGGGGGCGATGCCATCGGTCACGGTCGATCTTGCCGATCCCGAGGCCTGGGGCAGGCTGGCCGCAACAGAGGCCACGCTGATCCTGCGCAATGCGGACCAGATCGATGCGGTGATGCAGGGCCGCCTGCTGGAGCGGCTGATGCCGGAGGCCAGGGTGATCGCCATCCTCACCCATGCCGCCGGGCTTGGCGCGCCGCTGCGCGCCCGCATCGCCACCATCGAGATTGCCGTGCCGCCGCTGGCGGAGCGCGATGGCGATGCCCTGCTGCTGGCGCGCCATTTCGCGCGGATCGCGGCGCAGCGCCATGGCGGCCCGGCGCCGCGCTTCACCTTCGGCGCCGAAGCCTTGCTGACGCGCAGGACATGGCCGGACGAGGTGCGTGGCCTGGCGCTGGCCATCGAGCGGGCGGTGCTGCTCGCCGAGAATGGCGTGATCGAGGCGACGGCCATCACGCCCCCTGTCGTCGTCGTCGCCACCGAGCCTACAGCACGCTTCGATCTGGCCGACAGCGAAAAGGCGATGATCGCCGCCGCACTGCGCGAGCATCATCACAATGTCACCCATGCCGCTGCGGCTTTAGGGTTGACGCGCGGCGCGCTCTATCGGCGGATGGAGCGCCATGGCCTTTAA
- a CDS encoding HlyD family efflux transporter periplasmic adaptor subunit: MMNEPASQTSPSSGGAMDRRIARAAAPWWRQRRMLLGAGVVAGLALLWFFLPAGGSTDLAAADLETGLVQHGRFDDTLPLRASVAPRVTTLLSAMAGGQVARLAVQDGTLVTAGQPLAELTNPQLKLDVLTREAAITSQLGQLTGEDLALERSRLDRADQTATASYDLLKARRELDVRQQLHDMGFVSDAGVRSYREEADYQGRRLSGLAKGQAAENRTATQQAGRLAQARSELEANRAAVRAGLDALVIRAPVAGRLTNFTLQPGQTLKAGDTAGQIDSEGSWKLIADVDEFYLGRVAVGQKAAAGDLRLTVSRVLPSVTDGRFRIELTFAGAPPPGLNRGQTIDARVTLGAAREALLAPVGGWVDSGGGSSAFVVDADGRHARRTAIRIGRRNPEVAEVLSGLAPGARIVTTNTAAVKGDIINIR; this comes from the coding sequence ATGATGAACGAACCGGCAAGCCAGACAAGCCCCTCCAGCGGCGGCGCGATGGACAGGCGCATCGCGCGCGCCGCCGCGCCATGGTGGCGGCAGCGCCGTATGCTGCTGGGCGCGGGGGTGGTGGCCGGGCTGGCGCTGTTGTGGTTCTTCCTGCCCGCGGGGGGCTCGACCGACCTCGCCGCCGCCGATCTGGAGACTGGCCTCGTCCAGCACGGGCGCTTCGACGACACGCTGCCGCTGCGCGCCTCGGTGGCGCCGCGTGTCACCACCCTGCTCAGCGCCATGGCGGGCGGGCAGGTGGCGCGGCTGGCGGTGCAGGATGGCACGCTGGTCACGGCGGGCCAGCCGCTGGCCGAGCTGACCAATCCGCAACTCAAGCTCGATGTGCTGACCCGCGAGGCCGCGATCACCAGCCAGCTGGGCCAGTTGACCGGCGAGGATCTGGCGCTGGAACGCAGCCGCCTCGACCGCGCCGATCAGACCGCGACCGCCAGCTACGATCTGCTCAAAGCCCGACGCGAGCTGGATGTGCGCCAGCAGCTGCACGATATGGGCTTCGTCTCCGACGCAGGGGTGCGCTCCTATCGCGAGGAGGCCGATTATCAGGGCCGCCGCCTCTCCGGGCTGGCCAAGGGGCAGGCGGCGGAAAACCGCACCGCCACCCAGCAGGCGGGCCGTCTGGCGCAGGCGCGCAGCGAGCTTGAGGCCAACCGCGCCGCCGTGCGCGCCGGTCTCGATGCGCTGGTGATCCGCGCCCCGGTGGCCGGGCGCCTGACCAATTTCACGCTTCAGCCCGGGCAGACGCTGAAAGCGGGCGATACGGCGGGGCAGATCGACAGCGAGGGATCGTGGAAGCTGATCGCCGATGTCGATGAATTCTATCTGGGCCGCGTGGCTGTCGGGCAGAAGGCGGCGGCGGGCGATCTGCGTCTGACCGTCTCGCGCGTGCTGCCCAGCGTGACCGATGGCCGCTTCCGCATCGAACTGACCTTTGCGGGCGCGCCGCCGCCCGGGCTCAACCGGGGCCAGACCATCGATGCGCGCGTCACGCTGGGCGCGGCGCGAGAGGCCTTGCTGGCGCCGGTCGGCGGCTGGGTCGACAGCGGCGGGGGCAGCTCGGCCTTTGTGGTCGATGCCGATGGCCGCCATGCCCGGCGCACCGCGATCCGCATCGGCCGCCGTAATCCGGAGGTGGCCGAGGTGCTCTCGGGCCTCGCGCCGGGGGCGCGCATCGTCACCACCAACACCGCCGCCGTGAAGGGCGACATCATCAACATCCGCTGA
- a CDS encoding ABC transporter ATP-binding protein, which translates to MIRLENIQRRFTSDEVETTALADIDLEVAQGEFLAIMGPSGCGKSTLLNTLGTVDRPSEGRYLFAERDLAMLDESSLAQFRAEMLGFVFQSFNLIDDLTIEENVALGLAYRRPAMANRREKVMAAMDRVGIAHRARHFPHQLSGGQQQRAAIARAIVGDPKLILADEPTGNLDTENGAQVMDILTALNKAGATIVMVTHSPAHADLARRRIDMLDGRIVASAARAI; encoded by the coding sequence ATGATCCGGCTCGAAAACATCCAGCGCCGCTTCACCTCCGACGAGGTCGAGACCACCGCCCTTGCCGACATCGATCTGGAGGTCGCGCAGGGCGAATTTCTGGCGATCATGGGGCCTTCGGGCTGCGGCAAATCGACGTTGCTCAACACGCTGGGCACTGTCGACCGGCCCAGCGAGGGGCGCTATCTCTTCGCCGAACGCGATCTGGCCATGCTCGATGAAAGCAGCCTGGCCCAGTTCCGCGCCGAGATGCTGGGCTTCGTGTTCCAGAGTTTCAACCTGATCGACGATCTCACCATCGAGGAGAATGTCGCGCTGGGGCTGGCCTATCGCCGCCCGGCCATGGCCAACCGGCGCGAGAAGGTGATGGCGGCGATGGACCGGGTGGGCATCGCCCACCGCGCGCGGCACTTCCCGCATCAGCTGTCGGGTGGCCAGCAGCAGCGCGCCGCCATCGCGCGGGCCATCGTCGGCGATCCGAAACTGATCCTTGCCGACGAGCCCACCGGCAATCTCGACACCGAAAACGGCGCCCAGGTGATGGACATTCTCACCGCGCTCAACAAGGCGGGCGCGACCATCGTGATGGTCACCCATTCGCCCGCTCACGCCGATCTGGCGCGGCGGCGGATCGACATGCTCG
- a CDS encoding BlaI/MecI/CopY family transcriptional regulator, with amino-acid sequence MERITESEQLILRALWDGQPMTAAEVGAAMERERGWSLSTVKTLLARLVAKDAVVHEADGRRFIYRAALSREHFATHQSRQLIDTLFGGRAAPLVAHLARGGALTPDDIAEIEALLKAIKA; translated from the coding sequence ATGGAGCGCATTACCGAAAGCGAACAGCTGATTTTACGGGCGCTGTGGGATGGGCAACCCATGACCGCTGCCGAAGTCGGGGCAGCCATGGAGCGCGAACGCGGCTGGAGCCTGAGCACCGTCAAGACCTTGCTGGCACGGCTCGTCGCTAAGGATGCGGTGGTTCATGAGGCAGATGGACGTCGCTTTATCTATCGTGCTGCGCTGTCACGCGAACATTTCGCGACGCATCAGTCGCGGCAGTTGATCGACACTCTGTTCGGCGGACGCGCGGCGCCCCTCGTTGCGCATCTGGCGCGCGGCGGCGCACTCACGCCCGATGACATTGCCGAAATCGAGGCCCTGTTGAAGGCGATCAAGGCGTGA